Proteins encoded by one window of Anoplopoma fimbria isolate UVic2021 breed Golden Eagle Sablefish chromosome 23, Afim_UVic_2022, whole genome shotgun sequence:
- the svopl gene encoding putative transporter SVOPL translates to MRRDPTDGSCWTNLMGDQMKNQLVSAIHLQEVEMQEKPADNQQGSKNTNNETFSVEEAVETIGFGRFHILLFVIMGSANIVEAMEIMLLAVVSPEIRCEWRLEDWQVALVSTMVFLGFMVCGVLSGYLADRYGRWKVVFGGFVWSAYFSLLTSFAPSYGWFIFLRSMVGCGVAGVSQGFVLKTEFIPAKYRAILLPLATIFWMLGSMLIIVLGMLVVPTLGWRWMIRLSVTPSIILIFLFKFIPESARYNVSAGNIPAALETLKKIAKMNRASLPPGRLVEPMVEHRGSWRILFSSSFRTTTLLLWFSWFVASFTYYGSVLGSSELLEKNLLCLTDPDPDHLVKHQNQDGLCHCIPFQLRDYQTLLISCLGEVALVPVNICLLNVLGRKMSLTVLQLGSAILFMLLNICTSMFGFTVLLFLLRSLVSMNFNVVYIYTAEVYPTAARSLGMGFCTSFSRIGGMIAPFIAQVLMSQSVIMALSPFSLACVICALGNFLLPIETRGRALLQSS, encoded by the exons ATGAGAAGAGACCCGACGGACGGATCGTGTTGGACAAACTT GATGGGAGATCAAATGAAGAATCAGCTCGTGAGCGCCATCCACCTGCAGGAGGTGGAGATGCAGGAGAAACCTGCAGACAACCAGCAGGGCAGCAAGAACACAAACAATG AGACGTTCTCCGTTGAAGAAGCTGTTGAAACCATCGGATTCGGTCGTTTTCACATCCTGTTGTTTGTCATCATGGGCAGCGCCAAC ATCGTGGAGGCCATGGAGATCATGCTGTTGGCCGTAGTTTCTCCAGAGATCCGCTGTGAGTGGCGTCTAGAAGACTGGCAGGTCGCTCTCGTCTCCACG ATGGTGTTCCTGGGCTTCATGGTCTGTGGAGTTTTAAGTGGATACCTCGCTGACAGATATGGACGCTGGAAG gtGGTGTTTGGAGGGTTTGTGTGGAGCGCGTACTTCTCTCTTCTCACCTCCTTCGCTCCGTCATACGGTTGGTTCATCTTCCTCAGAAGCATGGTGGGATGTGGAGTCGCAGGAGTGTCCCAGGG GTTTGTGTTGAAGACAGAGTTCATCCCGGCTAAGTACCGAGCCATCCTCCTTCCTCTGGCCACC aTCTTCTGGATGTTAGGCTCCATGCTCATCATCGTTCTGGGGATGTTGGTGGTTCCCACTCTGGGCTGGAGGTGGATGATCCGCCTCTCCGTCACCCCCAGCatcatcctcatcttcctcttcaaG TTCATCCCTGAGTCGGCTCGTTATAACGTGTCAGCAGGAAACATTCCTGCTGCTCTGGAGACTCTGAAGAAAATCGCTAAAATGAACCGAGCGTCTCTTCCTCCGGGACGGCTGGTGGAGCCGATGGTG GAGCACAGAGGCAGTTGGAGGATTCTGTTCAGTTCTTCGTTCAGGACGACGACTCTGCTGCTGTGGTTCTCATG GTTCGTGGCGTCCTTCACGTACTACGGCTCGGTTCTCGGCAGCTCGGAGCTCCTGGAGAAGAACTTGTTGTGTTTGACGGATCCGGATCCAGATCATCTGGTCAAACACCAGAACCAGGACGGACTCTGTCACTGCATCCCGTTCCAGCTCCGGGACTACCAGACCCTGCTCATCAGCTGCCTGGGGGAGGTGGCCT tgGTCCcagtaaacatttgtttgctgAACGTGTTGGGGCGGAAGATGAGTCTGACTGTTCTGCAGCTGGGGTCGGCCATCTTGTTCATGTTGCTCAACATCTGCACCTCCAT GTTCGGGTTCACCGTGCTGCTGTTCCTGCTCCGGTCTCTGGTCTCCATGAACTTCAATGTGGTTTATATTTACACAGCTGAG gtgtACCCCACTGCGGCCCGGTCTTTGGGGATGGGCTTCTGTACGTCGTTCAGTCGGATCGGAGGAATGATCGCTCCGTTCATCGCTCAG GTGCTGATGTCTCAGTCGGTGATCATGGCTCTTAGTCCGTTCTCCTTGGCCTGTGTGATCTGCGCTCTGGGGAACTTTCTGCTGCCGATAGAAACCAGAGGACGAGCTCTGTTG caaAGCTCCTGA